The stretch of DNA cactactcacgccaacacgctcctttagctcgccaccctcccctagagacacacactgcagagtcagggcagaggcagcggcagagtcgtggcagaagatgagtcagagacgtgtcaggggaagaggcctctgccactgcgcgaagcagagtgtgaatgagagaatgtgtaaaagcaacaaaagctgctggacagggtgggtttagccactgcaacttaatttcttcattgtggccataataatgatccaatcggatcccaatttggtgatcagatagatatggtcattccctacggaatgttttcttttatctttaaaatttgggaggttttcgcctttttgcgggggcggaagagggcgtggctcattttttaaatacacttgtaacagtgtgagcatacagaagtctggatgcaaaatttggtggctctagcttttatggtctctgagatccaggcgctcaacaagacggacggacagacggacagacagacatggctcaatcgactcggctattgatgctgatcaagaatatatatactttatggggtcggagacgtttccttctgtgcgttacatacaaccgttatgtgcacaaatacaatataccctatttactcttcgagtaccgggtataaaatgcttgtttttgatttctttaatTGCTTTGCATTCCTAGGCTGAAAGACAGATTTTTGAGAAATTCTTCTCCATTTCGCAATCAGATCTAAGCGGTGTTGAAAAGTCAATTTTTAAAGGATACTTAAAGTAATTTTAAAGTGCATTTTAAAATCGTataattattgaaaatgtCTCTAACAAGCACCGAAATTAAACTGGGCGCCACGTTGCTTAACTTCTGGGAACTCTTCtaagtaaatgcaaaaaaaataaaaaccagttctatatttcaaataaaagagcagcaaacattaaattataatatttgtaGTTGTGTTTTGCGTGCCACTGTCATTCTGTATTTCTCTCTTTAAAGCCCGTTCCCTTTCCATGCACATCTCTATTTTTCGGGGACTTTTTAGCATAAAACTTGGAGCTCTTATCAGGCATGGCTGGGGGCAACTTTTAATAACATAATGCAAGGTGGTTTATGCGAATGTCTATTGAAAATGATGCCTGTGTACTTCTGTAAGTAGCGACAACGCATTCGCCGGAAACTTTTGCAAGCGAaacaaagcaagaaaaaaagcaaaaaccagaAGGAAAAGCGCCTTCGACCCGTGTGCCCACATCAGCCTCATGCACAGCTCCCCCGCACACTCTTAAACTCAATTTTCAGTTGCGGGGTTTTCCCGCTTCACCCTCTTGTTGTTCGCAACTTTTATAATCAGTTCCAAGTTTTGCAAAGCTTTGTAATAATTTGTTGAGATTTGGCGCGAAATGTTcgctgcttttttgttggcaaataaaattataaacgGCGGGTCCCACGCGGGGACTCAACTTTGGCAGTTTGACGGAGGCATTTTGACACCACTCgacatggctggctggcacatTCCCGGCAACATTGAGGTGTGCAGTGCTTCCGGGCTCTGACTGGTTCTGGGACTCTggttggtgctggtgctggaagTGCGTCCAACTGCACTCGATGTGGGCCGCCTAATTGGAGCGAACGCTCCGACAGGCAGCCATGGCACTTCAAATCAGTGTCGATTCAAATTAGCCATCCAAGAAACCGCCCAGccgtgtgtgcgtttgtgtatTGCTCTAGAGACGGCGGAGCACAGCGTAGGTATCGCAGGTGCAAAATCCACGGAACCGCGAAAACACGAACAGAAAAGGCTCGCCACAAGCCTTGAGGAGGTGCAGCCGCTTGGCCTGCTTCAGTCCACTGCGCAGTGAGGCCTCCAGCTCATCGTGCCAGCTATTCCCGGCACTCTCCTCCACCACCAGAGTGTGGAAGacgcccagcagctggagacaACGCTCCATCTGAGCGGTTCGCACCAGCGCCAGCATTTGAATGTACGGCCGAAACTTTATCCAGCGCTGGCAATCTTCCAATTCCACATCCTTGCCCACATCGATGATCATCAGTTTGCACTCATGGTCGAGCAGATCGTCGAGGATTTTCTTCTCCATGGGCTGCACAAAGCAGACTCGCTGCTCGGTGGTCACCTCGAAGCTCAGCTCGTGCTTGGGCGTCTGCATGGTCCAGGGATACTTGCGGTTGGCAAACTCGTACGCCAGCTTCTGGCGGCGCTCCTGCTCTGCCCGCAGTTGGTCCACCATCTTATCCACGCTTTGGATGGCCGGATGGGAGCTGCATATCTCGAAATCGACACTGGCAGCGTCCTGCCTTGCCTTCGTCTCTGCATTGGCCGCCAGTtgtgcctcctcctcggcggcTTCCTGCCGCTTGGCAGCCGCACAGCAGCGCATATCGTGGGGCAACACGTAGTCCGGATATCCCGCCTCCGCCAGGtaggagtggaagtggagcgCGCTGAAGGGTTGGCGGGGCACATAAAAGGCGACAGACTTGCTCTCAATGTGGCACTTattctcctccagcagctggggCCACAGGTCCTCCCAGAAGGAGCTGCCCATTGTTTGCCTCGAGGCGTCTTTATGGTTTGTTTCCATTTCGGGCACTTGGAATTTCTATTGTAATTTCGAGGGATCAAATGTTtacgatttgtgtgtgtgtctagcTCGACAGTGGGATTTCGTTTGACTTTAGTTCTACTTCTGGTTGTCAGCtagcacacaaaaagtgtcagtcagtcagtctccTTTAAGGCAGGTGTACACCGGGAAAACATCAGAATGAATGGgatgaagaaaaaactttTCTTGGCACACTAAACCAAGAGACTTTAATATTATTAAGTTGGTAAATGTATAGTGATTTCTACCTATTTTATAAGATTTATTCCTGTGATTTAAAGCCTATTTTTCTATGCTTATTCTCTCAGTGTTTGCGCAACAATTCCTTTTTATTATCAGCGTACAAATCCGTTGCCTGGGCACACGGTTCTTCTGCTTCTACCGTGTTTcccatacatttattttgtgcttgTATTTTTGCTCGATTTATGCACACTCACAGGCAATAACGGTAAGCAAGtagcatcaggcatcaggcatctACGTTGACATCGGGCATCAGGCATCGGCATcaggaaaaacaacaatttgcgTAAATTTTATGACACTCACTGTCGTAGGTAGCCGTCGATCGCCATCATTTTATGGTCTGAAGCAAACTGAAGCAAGTAAGAATGGAATAGTTGATGTTACGACTGTAGGATATCCATTGCTTAGGGACTTATTATTACAAATTTCGATTGGAAAGGGAAACAATTTCCTTTAACACGGGAACTTATTTCATTTCTCATTCCAAAAAATCTCTTGTTGATActtaaaatacttttaaatGTACGCCACCAAAACCATTATTTAATTCTTCTTAATTCGAATTCAGCAGCCGGaagagtacatacatatattttatttagtaCGACTTATGTACATCTACAAAAGCAATATACCCCCCTACCTTAGGAGTACTGGGCCACTCAGATTTTTTCGTGTTTGATTTGATGAAAGAGTGCAGGCGCATCAAGATGGCCCCGATTTTCATTATGCTCGTTTACATgtattacatatacatatacgcaTTCTGTGGTGTGGGCGGCGAAGGCCA from Drosophila subobscura isolate 14011-0131.10 chromosome O, UCBerk_Dsub_1.0, whole genome shotgun sequence encodes:
- the LOC117898315 gene encoding uncharacterized protein LOC117898315, with the protein product METNHKDASRQTMGSSFWEDLWPQLLEENKCHIESKSVAFYVPRQPFSALHFHSYLAEAGYPDYVLPHDMRCCAAAKRQEAAEEEAQLAANAETKARQDAASVDFEICSSHPAIQSVDKMVDQLRAEQERRQKLAYEFANRKYPWTMQTPKHELSFEVTTEQRVCFVQPMEKKILDDLLDHECKLMIIDVGKDVELEDCQRWIKFRPYIQMLALVRTAQMERCLQLLGVFHTLVVEESAGNSWHDELEASLRSGLKQAKRLHLLKACGEPFLFVFSRFRGFCTCDTYAVLRRL